Sequence from the Cucumis sativus cultivar 9930 chromosome 1, Cucumber_9930_V3, whole genome shotgun sequence genome:
CAAAATGGATACCTCTACCTTGTCACATCAgcaattcttctttcaaattttaattaaacttaataataacaacCATAAAGAATTAATAAGATAAGTTGAGGTGTGTGTAAGCTAGCCTGAAcactcacacacacatatataaaagaagataCGGAAAAATAGGGAAAGCAGAGAGTTCAGGGTTATAAGCCCATCTTCACCATTTGCTGTAGTAATGCCGTAAGTTATTTGCTTCTTCAATTCTCCTTTTTGTGACAGTGATCATGATTTAGTGGGttgaatattcaaattctGAATCTTGATTATCATCCAGGAAGAGTTAGATTATTGTGTTAGTTCTGCTATGTCCTGTAAGATTTAGTATTAAATTGAACACTTTGAAATTAAGAATAGATGGGTGCACAGAAGTCTTGAAGACTATACGGATGTAAGATAAAGGTTGTGATCAAGGGAAGGGTGCCTATCTTGCTAATCTATTAGTCATTTTAACGAATCCATCCATTGCGGTCACTTTACTTCATGTGTTCATCTTAGCTTTCTTGCTCTTCCTCTAGTCAAGCCGTTTTCAAATTATGCAAACTTGTTCATTTAGGGCTGCCCCACCTAAAAACACATTGtcttttttgtcaaatttgggTGCTGTTGAGATGCTTTAGGCCACCATATTCATTTCTGATTAAACTCTGTATATCAATCAATGCAGGTTGCAGTGTCCTTGGCGGCTTGCATATATTTCCTAAATGAGAAGACAAAAAGTGTGGCTCGAGCTTCCATTATAGGGTAAGACTTTGCACAAATTGCTCATCTCCTTATTTAtctcaaatagaaaaatcaaaaccctGTGGCTCATCTGCTCCCTCTTACTGTTCTACAGATTTGGTTCTCTTGTGGTCGGTTGGGTATGCGGTTCATTGGTCGTTCCGAGTATTCCTTCTTTTCTATTGCAACCAACATGGTCACTCGAACTTCTTACATCTCTAGTAGTATacttcttcttgtttctttcctGTACTTTTCTCAAATAGATGTCTCTATGTTATTCTTAGCTTATGATCAAGAAGTAGTGATAAATGGATTTAATGGGGAAATTTACAGATATTATTGATCGGAGCCTATCTGTGAgcctccattttcttctttgatttcaaTTATCGACTTAACTTTTGTTATCATCATTCTATTCCTTTACATCTCAAGATATAAGCCATTGTGGGTGCATTTCACTTTAGATTAGTTTCTTACCATCTTTTTAACATAGAAATGCATCTTTTATCATTatgctttccttttttaactttctttttaagtatGGTTGGATGGTGTGGggagattttgaattttgaaccCTATACGTTACGAACATCTTCCTAACTTTTGTTGAGTTAGGCTCATTTTGATCCTTTCTAATATAgtctaatattaaatttattaaattctataaaaagaaataaagtcCTAAAACATGTAGACAAATGTTTTATTCTAGAGtagttttaaagtatttttgcTATTAAGAAATAAGATTTTGAGCTTCTAAAGctttaagttataaatttaCTATAATCACGTTTTTATTGTTATCatcattattgataaaataacaactttgctattttttaaaaaataagaaaaacctactttcattgagagaaaaaagaaatgacgtaatgaataattataagttcgaagatattaaaaaagaactattAAAATTGACGAAGCACCATATAATGAAAGCTTATCTCAATCAcatattctattattttgtatcCCTCAAAAAACATCATCTTTTTGTCCAACTAATTGATCATATCAATATCACACTATAAGCTCACttagttgaaaattaaataccTCAAAAGAGATGTTTACTAACTAAttctttataaatacaattacaatttcataatatatgatttaaatctTCCTGTCCTTGAAGGTATTCCAAGCTAAAATATtgtcttaaaagaaaagttgtttaTCTATataagcttttttttcttaaagaaaaaactcattaAACTTCAACCCTAAACagatttttgttagttttatttatcaatgatataaattCTAAGATGAACCGATCTTTCAAGAGATCAACACATTctataaaagacaaaaaatatCACACTTTTTTCCTaacttgtttaaaaaatatactgtttcttaaataatttttaaatctaattaacccgtattcttattattataacaataatacatTAACCACATTATCTATAATAACTAacaaattcattaattaatataaactttattgaactttaactttgaacaaaatatgGCTTTAATTATGATACAAAGTTTCGTATTTCCAAAATACTAaacacattaattaatttagagatTTCAAGGTAGGTatgtataataaaattcaaacataatattaatttaatcacttcctttttttcaatcattattaattcaattcttcacataatttaatgtgagattctaaagaaaaaaacacttccaaccataatttaaatgattttttctcACTCATAAACCTTTGAAAGCTATcctaatacaaaataaatagcTAACCCCATTTATTTCAATCAGTTGActatattacaaattttgttaatcaCAACATATTAGACatcaaactatataatacatattaaCTTTTCATCATATATATCTACACGAGATATGAATCAAcccaaaaataaacaacaaaatatataatataaactataaacattttaacttgtatttcgtaaaaataagttagtttaaaaatcgaaattttatagatataatatttcctaaaaaattatattaaagagaacaaattatgataattCACACAGGTTTAGACATCTATAATATAAGTGAAGTCAAAGCATATTGATAATTAATACGTGATTAGTGTAATCTCTAATTCATAATCTTCGTTTCAACCACACGaaagttaaaattaacaagaatgttaattaaagttaataagCATAACCACTGTACTTGGGATACTTTGGAGGAGCTTTGTTGTTCTTGGTTGCGCAACATCCTATGCAATAGATAATCGTCACGATCCCGAGCACGCAACCgttaaaaatggagaaatgtCTCCACTCCTTCCTCACGTTCACCAACACTCCTCCTTTACATGCATCGCACTCGTAGCACAATCGCAATTGATCGTTGCTCCATCTTTTGCAATCGCCGCCCGCTACCGCTGCTCCCTTCCTTGATTTAGGCACTGTCCAGAATGTGGCGTTCTTGAACTCAAATCCACACTCCGATGGCGGCTTACAGCATCCGGacttcaccaaaaaaaaatcacacaaCAATTGTAACAgtatatatgtacatatatatatacgtaaaTCGGTTGAATCGGAAAAAAGAGATACAAAATTAAGCTAATCCGTGGTTTAATTGTTGTagttcaattttgttttaatcgTAATGAGAATTCATCTATTGTCGACACGGAAAACCGTAGACGACATATTAGGCgaaaattataattgtaatGTACCTGAATAGGCGATAAATTCTTCTTGTAAAACTCATCTGGAACTTGAGGAATATTATCATTGCCAAGACTTTCACAAATCTTAGCATCAATCAAACAACTTCTAATTTCATTCCAATTCTTACGATTCACAACATACTTTTGCAACCAATTGGAGTAATCTCCCAGGCGATACTCCTTATATCCTTTTCCCGACACCGTTCTTCCAACGCCTTTATTCGTAACCAAAATAGTGAAAATCGTGAAGGCGAGGACTCCAAGGATCAAGAGAAACAGAACAATCAGGTAGAGGTAGAGTATGAAATTGAGGCGGCAGAAAGATCCTACAAGACCTAACAACGAGACGACGAAGAGGAAGATTCCGAGTATGAGGAGAGGGTCTTGGATTACCTTCTGACAGTCAGAAGAGCCACGGATTCGGAAGTAGAGAGAGGCGGCAATTCCGATGAGGCCGAGGATGAGAGTGCAGCAGTTCAAAACCCCGATGACGGCGTTGCTCAGGCGAGGCATTTTTgtttagagagaaaagagatgaTTAGAGCGAAAGAGAAGGGCGTGGTGATGAGTTttgtgttaaatttttttcatgcAAAAAGCAAAAACCAACTGGAAACGGTtatctaatttctattttctttttatatttttattatttgttgttatgTAATAACCGTCATTTTGCACGTGACTCCCACGTGTCCTATACCCCACGAATCATACAACGCCACGCGCCCACGTTTTATATAAtcaaatgattaattaatatttaataaaactatttaagaaaaaaacaggtTTTCCACGTCATATTTTactgttattttttttaaaaaaatataattatagtaAGAATTTcccatttaaaaattaatgaactTTATGAGGTTTTTTTCGCTGTCTACAACTATAATAGT
This genomic interval carries:
- the LOC101219876 gene encoding tetraspanin-11 codes for the protein MPRLSNAVIGVLNCCTLILGLIGIAASLYFRIRGSSDCQKVIQDPLLILGIFLFVVSLLGLVGSFCRLNFILYLYLIVLFLLILGVLAFTIFTILVTNKGVGRTVSGKGYKEYRLGDYSNWLQKYVVNRKNWNEIRSCLIDAKICESLGNDNIPQVPDEFYKKNLSPIQSGCCKPPSECGFEFKNATFWTVPKSRKGAAVAGGDCKRWSNDQLRLCYECDACKGGVLVNVRKEWRHFSIFNGCVLGIVTIIYCIGCCATKNNKAPPKYPKYSGYAY